From one Acidobacteriota bacterium genomic stretch:
- a CDS encoding SAM-dependent methyltransferase, which translates to MDRAAAPSLARRVAEAGGAVPFERWMDLALHDAELGYYARNIRDVGRRGDFATASTLHPALGEAVAAWAAGRRRALGGPFARWDLVELGPGSGALAEAVLASLPLLARRTVKLHLVETSPVLAEAQRARLGARATWHGTMEDALAACGGRAVVYASELLDAFPVRVLRRSGSGWQALWISLKGDQWREVWRPAPSDGPGGAAPGAFSALSRTWPEGQRVEIAPSVRSLFLSKKSFSSLLSGSVLLLDYGDTIETLYDRRPLGTVRGYAHHQRLEGEELYRWGGKADVTADVNFTDIAAWASEAGFDVSPLETQGAFLARHVPDAVARAAREPALAFLLDPRGAGTGFKALELGRR; encoded by the coding sequence GTGGACCGTGCCGCCGCCCCATCTCTCGCCCGCCGCGTCGCCGAGGCCGGCGGAGCCGTTCCGTTCGAGAGGTGGATGGATCTCGCGCTGCACGACGCGGAGCTCGGGTACTACGCGCGCAATATCCGGGACGTCGGCCGGCGCGGCGACTTCGCGACGGCCTCGACGTTGCACCCCGCGCTCGGCGAGGCGGTGGCCGCGTGGGCGGCCGGGCGGCGGCGCGCGCTCGGCGGCCCGTTCGCGCGCTGGGATCTCGTCGAACTGGGCCCCGGCTCGGGCGCGCTCGCCGAGGCGGTCCTCGCGTCGCTGCCGCTGCTCGCCCGGCGGACGGTCAAGCTACACCTCGTCGAGACCTCGCCGGTACTTGCGGAGGCGCAGCGTGCGCGCCTTGGGGCGCGCGCGACGTGGCACGGGACGATGGAGGACGCGCTCGCCGCCTGCGGCGGCCGGGCGGTCGTCTACGCCTCGGAGCTGCTCGACGCTTTTCCCGTGCGGGTCCTGAGGCGGTCGGGCAGCGGGTGGCAGGCGCTCTGGATCTCTTTGAAAGGGGATCAGTGGCGGGAGGTATGGCGGCCTGCGCCGAGTGACGGCCCCGGAGGCGCGGCGCCCGGCGCCTTCAGCGCTCTTTCTCGGACGTGGCCCGAGGGGCAGCGCGTCGAAATCGCACCGTCCGTCCGCTCCCTCTTCCTTTCAAAGAAGTCTTTCTCTTCTCTTCTGTCCGGTTCTGTCCTCCTCCTCGACTACGGCGACACGATCGAGACGCTCTACGACCGGAGGCCTCTTGGTACGGTGCGCGGTTACGCGCACCACCAGCGCCTGGAGGGGGAGGAGCTCTACCGCTGGGGCGGGAAGGCGGACGTGACGGCTGATGTGAACTTCACGGACATTGCCGCGTGGGCCTCCGAGGCGGGGTTCGACGTCTCGCCGCTCGAGACGCAAGGCGCGTTCCTCGCCCGGCACGTCCCCGATGCCGTGGCGCGCGCGGCGCGCGAGCCCGCCCTCGCGTTCCTCCTCGACCCGCGCGGCGCGGGGACGGGCTTCAAGGCGCTGGAGCTGGGGAGACGCTAG
- a CDS encoding sigma-70 family RNA polymerase sigma factor, with product MAPFPDTRGSLVAAVTGGDAAARSRALETLAEAYWKPVYTYVRLKAGLSHEEAADLTQELFTKLVEKEWLSRFDPSKARLRTYLRVLVDGLVANEWKARTRLKRGGEMKFVSFDVDAVRREVEERPGACDLSPEDFFEREWARSVFSVAVERFRALCASNGHSIRFALFTAYDLEGDAAAARPRYEDLALRFGTTAVDVTNQLAAARRDFRRIVLDVLRELTVSDAEFRTEARALLGVEPPP from the coding sequence ATGGCGCCCTTTCCCGACACGCGCGGGTCCCTCGTCGCCGCGGTCACGGGCGGCGACGCCGCCGCGCGCTCGCGCGCGCTCGAGACGCTCGCGGAGGCGTACTGGAAGCCGGTCTACACGTACGTGCGGCTGAAGGCCGGACTCTCGCACGAGGAAGCCGCCGACCTCACGCAGGAGCTCTTCACGAAGCTCGTCGAAAAGGAATGGCTGTCCCGCTTCGACCCGTCGAAGGCGCGCCTGAGGACGTATCTGCGCGTCCTCGTCGACGGATTGGTTGCGAACGAATGGAAGGCCCGGACCCGCCTCAAGCGCGGCGGAGAGATGAAGTTTGTTTCGTTCGACGTCGACGCCGTTCGGCGCGAGGTCGAGGAACGTCCGGGCGCTTGCGACCTTTCGCCGGAAGACTTCTTCGAAAGGGAGTGGGCGAGGAGCGTCTTTTCGGTGGCGGTCGAGCGTTTCCGGGCCCTGTGCGCCTCGAATGGGCACTCGATTCGATTCGCGCTCTTCACAGCCTACGACCTCGAAGGGGACGCGGCCGCGGCGCGGCCGCGGTACGAGGACCTCGCGCTCCGCTTCGGGACGACCGCCGTCGACGTCACGAACCAGCTCGCGGCGGCCCGGCGCGACTTCCGCCGCATCGTCCTCGACGTCCTTCGGGAGCTGACGGTCTCCGACGCGGAGTTCCGTACCGAGGCGCGCGCGCTTCTCGGAGTGGAGCCGCCCCCGTGA
- a CDS encoding serine/threonine-protein kinase — protein MLTPGTRLGSYEVLSPLGAGGMGEVYRAKDLRLAREVAIKVLPEDFLEGEERKLRFEREARALAALNHPNIAAVHSFEESGGRHILVMELIEGATLRAKLAEGPLPTKKILSIASQVAEGLAKAHAAGIVHRDLKPENLMVTPDGLVKILDFGLAKLSGPPEASGEASVAPTVSGGTEPGMIMGTVAYMSPEQAVGRPVDFRSDQFSLGAVIYEMVAGRRPFERPTRPETLTAILREEPEPLSSTALATPAPLRWIVERCLAKDPDDRYASTRDLARDLSQTAARLSSMSEPGPAAAGTAPRRGAGARSLLVLLGAVLGLLTAFAVVRVRGLSRPETSPRLTRATLSPGLQQQPAFSPDGKFLAYVTDERGSLDVVVEPRGGGAPIRVAATDADETHPAWSPDGTKIAFCSARDHGGRLGVVLGQTELTELVDGRAGDLFIAPALGGAAVKLVDDGYYPAWSPDGKRVVFQSNRGGKWDLWTISAEGGPPARLTDDADFNYQPSWSPDGKWIAYASRAAGGVFSLRAVAAAGGAPAELTRGKALVLHPSWSPEGRSLVYSAFDNVTNLWELPVSNGKVAGAPRRVTLGPGQDVDATVSRDGKSIAFATTRTNGDIWELSLPSGALRQVTSETTLEQYPALSPDGKTLLAESDRTGRIALWTLDPSGRFREQVSAIDQNGGQWSADGRQVAYVLRGTIHLHTLGNVGGTDTGIRSSGAGEFSPDGTTLAFAVPGEPLSLYTVATKAVRRLGAVPGARNVGDASWSPDGRALAAHVQKDATRELWILPADGSAPRRLTDGAFEDSHARWSPANPDEILFLRDHRRICVISVATGRVRELPVKQDGTFFLDYPSFTRDGKKVFFSIHKKAGNIYVIER, from the coding sequence TTGTTGACTCCCGGCACCCGTCTCGGCTCCTACGAAGTCCTCTCGCCGCTCGGCGCGGGCGGGATGGGGGAGGTTTACCGCGCGAAGGACCTTCGGCTCGCGAGGGAAGTCGCAATAAAGGTACTGCCGGAGGATTTCTTAGAAGGTGAAGAGAGAAAGCTGCGGTTCGAAAGGGAGGCCCGGGCGCTCGCCGCGCTGAATCACCCAAATATCGCGGCGGTCCATTCATTCGAAGAAAGCGGCGGACGCCACATCCTGGTCATGGAGCTGATCGAGGGAGCGACGCTGCGCGCGAAGCTCGCCGAGGGTCCGCTGCCGACGAAGAAGATCCTCTCGATTGCCTCGCAGGTGGCCGAAGGGCTCGCGAAGGCCCACGCGGCGGGAATCGTGCATCGGGATCTCAAGCCCGAGAACCTGATGGTCACGCCCGACGGCCTCGTGAAGATCCTGGACTTCGGCCTCGCCAAGCTCTCGGGTCCGCCCGAGGCGTCCGGCGAGGCGTCGGTCGCGCCGACCGTGTCGGGAGGCACGGAACCGGGAATGATCATGGGCACGGTGGCGTACATGTCGCCCGAGCAGGCCGTCGGCAGGCCGGTGGATTTCCGGTCGGACCAGTTCTCGCTCGGAGCGGTGATCTACGAAATGGTCGCGGGACGCCGCCCGTTCGAGCGCCCGACGCGTCCGGAGACGCTGACCGCGATCCTCCGGGAGGAGCCCGAGCCCCTGTCGTCGACGGCCCTCGCGACGCCGGCGCCGCTGCGGTGGATCGTGGAGCGCTGCCTCGCGAAGGATCCCGACGACCGCTACGCCTCGACGAGGGATCTCGCTCGCGATCTTTCGCAGACGGCGGCGCGGCTCTCTTCGATGTCTGAACCGGGTCCGGCGGCGGCGGGGACCGCGCCGCGCCGGGGCGCAGGCGCGCGCTCTCTCCTCGTCCTCCTCGGCGCCGTCCTCGGTCTCCTCACCGCCTTCGCGGTGGTGAGGGTCCGGGGGCTCTCGCGACCCGAGACCTCGCCGCGGCTCACGCGCGCCACGCTCTCGCCCGGACTCCAGCAGCAGCCCGCCTTTTCGCCCGACGGGAAATTCCTCGCCTACGTCACGGACGAGCGCGGGAGCCTCGACGTCGTGGTCGAGCCGCGCGGTGGCGGGGCGCCCATCCGCGTCGCCGCGACGGATGCCGACGAGACGCACCCGGCCTGGTCCCCCGACGGGACGAAGATCGCCTTCTGCTCCGCCCGCGACCACGGCGGGCGGCTCGGCGTCGTCCTCGGGCAGACGGAGCTCACGGAGCTCGTGGACGGGCGCGCCGGAGACCTCTTCATCGCGCCCGCTCTCGGCGGGGCGGCCGTCAAGCTCGTGGACGACGGCTACTACCCGGCCTGGTCGCCGGACGGGAAGCGCGTCGTCTTCCAGTCGAACCGCGGTGGGAAATGGGACCTCTGGACGATCTCCGCCGAGGGCGGGCCGCCCGCCCGGCTCACCGACGACGCCGACTTCAACTACCAGCCGAGCTGGTCTCCCGACGGAAAGTGGATCGCTTACGCATCGCGCGCCGCGGGAGGCGTCTTCAGTCTGCGCGCCGTCGCCGCGGCGGGCGGCGCGCCGGCGGAGCTGACGCGCGGGAAGGCGCTCGTCCTCCACCCTTCGTGGTCGCCCGAAGGTCGCTCCCTCGTTTACTCGGCCTTCGACAACGTCACGAACCTTTGGGAGCTGCCGGTCTCGAACGGCAAGGTGGCCGGCGCGCCCCGCCGCGTCACGCTCGGCCCGGGACAGGACGTGGACGCCACGGTGAGCCGCGACGGCAAATCCATCGCGTTCGCGACGACAAGGACCAACGGCGACATCTGGGAGCTGTCACTTCCCTCGGGGGCGCTCCGGCAGGTCACGTCCGAGACCACGCTCGAGCAGTATCCGGCGCTCTCGCCCGACGGCAAGACGCTGCTGGCCGAGTCGGACCGCACGGGCCGGATCGCCCTCTGGACGCTCGACCCTTCCGGCAGGTTCCGCGAGCAGGTCTCGGCGATCGACCAGAACGGCGGACAGTGGTCCGCGGACGGCCGTCAGGTGGCGTACGTCCTCCGGGGGACGATCCACCTCCACACGCTCGGGAACGTCGGCGGGACTGACACCGGCATCCGGTCTTCGGGCGCGGGCGAGTTTTCCCCGGACGGGACGACCCTCGCGTTCGCGGTGCCGGGCGAGCCGCTCTCCCTTTACACGGTCGCCACGAAGGCGGTTCGCCGCCTCGGGGCGGTCCCGGGCGCCCGGAACGTCGGGGACGCCTCCTGGTCGCCGGACGGACGGGCTCTCGCGGCGCACGTCCAGAAAGATGCGACGCGCGAGCTGTGGATCCTCCCCGCGGACGGGAGCGCGCCGAGGCGGCTCACGGACGGTGCGTTCGAGGACTCGCACGCCCGCTGGTCACCCGCGAACCCCGACGAGATCCTGTTCCTGCGTGACCACCGCCGGATCTGCGTGATTTCCGTGGCGACCGGCCGCGTCCGCGAGCTGCCCGTCAAGCAGGACGGCACGTTCTTCCTCGACTACCCTTCTTTCACGCGCGACGGGAAGAAGGTCTTCTTCAGCATCCACAAGAAGGCCGGGAACATCTACGTGATCGAACGGTGA
- a CDS encoding PDZ domain-containing protein encodes MESTKRRRVGVTAAFFAALVAAFVAVRCPGGARAKSKALANGAESLRRRADLGFAAGNLTPGKGLQVVRVAPGAAAERAGLRAGDRLVGIGERTFATGLDADAGLAALRSGEPATLRIVRGEEPFAVRVVFDAMPLDDMPGVEFSYEEIRNPRSGARQRVIVSRPRAVAKRLPAVFFIPWLSCDSVEAAPGARGGIETLLYRIASESGLVLMRVEKPGVGDSEGVCSETDLDTELAGNRSAFDALKKHRWVDPARIVAMGQSFAGGLLPLVAPREETRGYLFLNSWVRTWLERLLEFERRRLEAAGLSAGDVSTRMRRLAELYGLVLEGGLTPAEAIRRKPALGLVWEDAPAHQYGRPIRFLQQLQATNVSAAWEKVDRPTLAVFGEADLVMSRSDHERVVAMVNRNTPGAAQLLTVPGMDHGLSAPLPGGGEGLPELVATTVLNWLRRVAGSP; translated from the coding sequence ATGGAATCGACCAAACGACGCCGCGTGGGCGTGACGGCGGCCTTCTTCGCAGCGCTCGTTGCCGCGTTCGTCGCGGTCCGTTGTCCCGGCGGCGCGAGGGCGAAGAGCAAGGCCCTGGCGAACGGAGCGGAGTCGCTTCGACGCCGTGCCGACCTCGGGTTCGCGGCCGGGAACCTCACGCCCGGCAAAGGGCTCCAGGTCGTCCGGGTTGCGCCCGGGGCGGCGGCCGAGCGTGCGGGCCTGCGGGCCGGCGATCGACTCGTCGGCATCGGCGAGCGGACGTTCGCCACGGGGCTCGACGCGGACGCGGGCCTGGCGGCGCTCCGGTCCGGGGAGCCGGCAACGCTCCGGATCGTCCGCGGGGAAGAGCCCTTCGCCGTACGGGTCGTCTTCGATGCGATGCCCCTCGACGACATGCCGGGCGTCGAGTTCTCGTACGAGGAAATCCGAAACCCGCGCTCCGGTGCGCGGCAGCGTGTCATCGTCTCGCGGCCGCGCGCGGTCGCGAAGCGGCTGCCGGCGGTGTTCTTCATCCCCTGGCTCAGCTGCGATTCGGTCGAGGCGGCGCCGGGAGCGCGCGGCGGGATCGAGACACTCCTCTATCGCATCGCATCGGAGTCGGGGCTCGTCCTCATGAGGGTCGAGAAGCCGGGCGTTGGGGACAGCGAGGGCGTGTGCAGCGAGACCGATCTCGACACGGAGCTCGCCGGGAACCGGTCTGCGTTCGACGCGCTGAAGAAGCACCGCTGGGTGGATCCGGCGCGGATCGTCGCGATGGGCCAGAGCTTCGCCGGCGGCCTGCTCCCCCTCGTCGCGCCGCGCGAGGAGACGCGGGGGTACCTGTTCCTGAACAGCTGGGTGCGGACGTGGCTCGAGCGGCTCCTCGAGTTCGAGAGGCGGCGGCTGGAAGCCGCAGGCCTCTCCGCGGGCGACGTGTCGACCCGCATGCGCCGTCTCGCCGAGCTCTACGGTCTCGTGCTGGAGGGCGGCCTGACGCCTGCGGAGGCGATCCGGAGGAAGCCGGCGCTCGGGCTCGTCTGGGAGGATGCGCCGGCGCATCAGTACGGGCGGCCGATCCGATTCCTTCAGCAGCTCCAGGCGACGAACGTGAGCGCGGCGTGGGAGAAGGTCGATCGGCCCACGCTCGCCGTCTTCGGAGAAGCCGACCTCGTGATGAGCCGGAGCGATCACGAAAGGGTCGTGGCGATGGTGAACCGGAACACGCCCGGCGCCGCGCAGCTCCTGACGGTACCCGGAATGGACCACGGCCTCTCGGCGCCGCTTCCTGGGGGCGGAGAAGGACTTCCGGAACTCGTGGCGACGACGGTCCTGAACTGGCTCAGAAGGGTGGCCGGTTCGCCGTGA
- a CDS encoding fatty acid desaturase, with translation MRKPSPDWVNILFLCLTPVVGFGGTAWYAATHGIVWWEPVLALALFMAIGIGIGSGYHRCFAHRTYDCHPAAESVLLFFGALALQNSALRWARDHRDHHRYTDTDRDPYSVNRGFLWAHVFWVFYKQPPDASFENVPDLLKNPRVMWQHRWSRFLGIGVGLGLPTLIGAFFGRPLGGLLWGGFLRIVLVHHTTFLINSAAHVWGKRPYSTEVSARDNWFLAFFTHGEGFHNFHHTFPSDFRNGLRWYHWDPNKWAILVLKVTGLARNLRRTPGPLIERARERVLEAASGLSTSSTA, from the coding sequence ATGCGTAAACCCTCGCCGGACTGGGTAAACATCCTCTTTCTCTGCCTCACGCCCGTGGTCGGCTTCGGCGGCACGGCCTGGTACGCCGCCACGCACGGAATCGTTTGGTGGGAGCCGGTTCTCGCGCTCGCGCTCTTCATGGCGATCGGGATCGGGATCGGCTCCGGCTACCACCGCTGCTTCGCGCACCGCACATACGACTGCCACCCCGCGGCCGAGTCCGTCCTCCTCTTCTTCGGGGCGCTCGCGCTCCAGAACTCCGCGCTGCGCTGGGCGCGCGACCACCGCGATCACCACCGCTACACGGACACGGACCGCGACCCGTACTCGGTGAACCGCGGGTTCCTCTGGGCGCACGTCTTCTGGGTGTTCTACAAGCAGCCCCCGGACGCGAGCTTCGAAAACGTGCCCGACCTCCTGAAGAACCCGCGCGTCATGTGGCAGCACCGCTGGTCCCGCTTCCTCGGGATCGGCGTCGGCCTCGGCCTGCCGACGCTCATCGGCGCGTTCTTCGGGCGGCCGCTGGGGGGCCTCCTCTGGGGCGGGTTCCTGAGGATCGTCCTCGTCCACCACACGACGTTCCTCATCAACTCCGCGGCGCACGTTTGGGGCAAGCGGCCGTACTCGACCGAGGTCTCGGCGCGCGACAACTGGTTCCTCGCGTTCTTCACGCACGGCGAAGGGTTCCACAACTTTCACCACACGTTTCCGTCCGACTTCCGCAACGGCCTCCGCTGGTACCACTGGGATCCGAACAAATGGGCGATCCTCGTCCTGAAGGTCACCGGTCTCGCGCGAAACCTCCGGCGGACGCCGGGGCCGCTCATCGAGCGGGCGCGGGAGCGCGTCCTCGAGGCGGCGTCGGGACTCTCGACGAGCTCGACCGCCTGA
- a CDS encoding serine/threonine protein kinase has product MTLPDSAVARLREAVRSPDLSGTRYRLAGTVGTGGMGAVFEVEDEILGRRLALKVVDVSLEGEGPAEALMAEARVLARLEHPGLVPVHDAGLLPDGRAFYAMKLVRGEGLAAAAARTGTLPERLRLFLRVCEPVAFANAAGVVHRDLKPSNVMVGPFGEVLVLDWGLARAAASVTADASGTPGFMAPEQAAGGPVDVRADVYGLGAVLDALLRVAPAQDPPKALAAIVARATAQDRGERYPDVSALAADVARFLDGERVEAHAEGPAERALRILKRHRVAVGLVAVYLITRGLFILLRR; this is encoded by the coding sequence GTGACGCTCCCCGATTCGGCCGTCGCGCGGCTGCGGGAGGCGGTGCGCTCGCCGGATCTCTCCGGCACGCGCTACCGGCTGGCCGGGACGGTCGGGACCGGTGGCATGGGCGCGGTCTTCGAGGTGGAGGACGAAATCCTCGGCCGGCGCCTCGCGCTCAAAGTCGTGGACGTGTCCCTCGAAGGCGAGGGGCCCGCTGAGGCGCTGATGGCCGAAGCCCGGGTGCTCGCCCGGCTCGAACACCCCGGCCTCGTCCCCGTGCACGACGCGGGCCTGTTGCCCGACGGGCGCGCGTTCTACGCGATGAAGCTCGTCCGGGGCGAAGGCCTCGCCGCGGCCGCCGCGCGAACCGGGACGCTGCCGGAGCGGCTGCGGCTCTTCCTGAGGGTGTGCGAGCCCGTCGCGTTTGCGAACGCGGCCGGTGTCGTCCACCGGGATCTCAAGCCCTCCAACGTCATGGTGGGCCCGTTCGGCGAGGTGCTCGTGCTCGACTGGGGGCTCGCCCGCGCGGCGGCGTCCGTGACGGCGGACGCATCCGGCACGCCCGGGTTCATGGCGCCGGAGCAGGCCGCGGGCGGTCCCGTCGACGTGCGCGCGGACGTCTACGGGCTGGGCGCGGTCCTTGACGCGTTGCTTCGGGTGGCGCCGGCGCAGGATCCGCCCAAAGCCCTCGCGGCGATCGTGGCGCGGGCGACGGCGCAGGATCGCGGCGAGAGGTATCCCGACGTTTCCGCGCTCGCAGCCGACGTCGCGAGGTTCCTCGACGGGGAGCGCGTCGAGGCCCACGCCGAAGGGCCCGCCGAGCGGGCGCTCCGGATCCTGAAGCGTCACCGGGTCGCGGTCGGGCTCGTCGCGGTCTATCTCATCACGCGCGGGCTCTTTATCCTGCTGCGACGTTAA